From Sphingobacterium bambusae:
TCACGCCCGATGCGGACTTGGTAAGGGTTCGACGGTCTGAACTCGCCGTCATGCCAGCTCAAGGATACCAGTTCAACCAAGAAATTATTAGCATGATCTTTACCCAAGGCTTTGTTCAGCAGCGTTACAGACCCACCGAGGATATCTGTATAGGAAATTCCCGTTAGGGCTTCCACATTGGCACTGCATTGATGGATAATGCCCTTTTCGTCCATGACGATCAACATGCCATGGGACTGTATAGCCCCTGGAATATGTATGGGCTCCTGACTGCACAAATCTAATAAATCGCTATTCATCTTTTTAGGGTCTGTAGGTCAAAACTACATTAATAAAATGGCTAAACCTAATGTGGTAAATATATGCTGGAAGCATTAAGAAAAGGCTTTTTTAAACTGTTTGTAATCCAAACAAATACCTAACGAATAGCGATCTTAGCAAAGCCCTGCTCGACGGTAGCAATAATATCATCCATATCGAAAGGCTTGGCTACAAAAACATCCGCCCCAGCATCCAAGGCCACTTTTCGGCCATCGATGGAGGCAGAAATACAAATAATATACAAATCTTTAAAAACGGGCTCTGCGCGAAGTTGACGAATCACCTTGTCACCGGACATGACCGGCATCCAAAGATCGATAATTAACATAGTTGCTTGATGTTCTTTCAACCGCGTGAAGATATTTTCGCTATGATATTCAACAAAGACATGTACACCTGCGCTCTCTACAATCAGGCCTAACGTATCGGCAATGTTTTCGTCGTCATCACAGATAAGGACCAAATTTTCTTCCATTCAGAAATTCATTACATTTTTGACTGTGGCAATAATAGCCTTCTTTTTCCAAGTTTCTAGGTTTGGCCACCAAAAGCCGTATATAATGGAACCAAACAAGTATTAAATCCGACTTGTAGGACGTGGCGAGTAGGCGTAAAAACAAAAAAGTCCTTATAAGTTGTTGCTGGAAATTGATTTATTACAACAAAACCCTAGCTTTGCATGGTAAAAGATCGTAGCAGTGGTAGATTTAACGCGTAGAAATAAGGTAGTTTCAAACGGTTACTTCCGTTTAGTGATGGCATCAATGTTGGTCAGCTTGTTGAGCTGTGGCTTGGGATATTCCTTGAAACACTTCACGGAATACGCCGAAGAATTTATTTTCCATCATGTACAGTCGTTTAGTTCTTTAGCATTCATAGCTTTACCCAGCGTAGGGATAACGGCGATATATTTCTTGCGTAAGTATCTGTTTAAGAACAGAAAAAACAAAGGCATTACCGAGATCTATAACACGCTGGATAAACGAAAAGACCATCTCCCATTTTTTAAGATTCCCTCGCATTTTATTAATGGATTTTTGACGGTGATTTTTGGCGGATCTACGGGTGTAGAGGTTTCAACCGTGGTATCGACTGCTACCATCGGTAATGAGCTCTATAAGAAAGGTTTTTCAGCCTCGAAATACAAAAGAGAGCTGATTTGTGCCGGCGTAACGGCGGGCGTGGCCATTCTGTTTGCAAGTCCACTAGCAGGGCTTTTATTTGCGCTGGAAGTTATCGCCAGAAAAGTCCATAAAACAATACTGTTAAGCAGCAGCGTGTCGGCAATTTGCGCTTATTTTTTTATCTGCCTTTTCGATAGTAGGCCATTTTTCGATATACCGGTTCAGGATTGGCAATGGAAAGCCGTGCCTTTTTTTATGCTTTTAAGCCTATTGTCGGGAATACTGTCG
This genomic window contains:
- a CDS encoding response regulator yields the protein MEENLVLICDDDENIADTLGLIVESAGVHVFVEYHSENIFTRLKEHQATMLIIDLWMPVMSGDKVIRQLRAEPVFKDLYIICISASIDGRKVALDAGADVFVAKPFDMDDIIATVEQGFAKIAIR
- a CDS encoding chloride channel protein, which gives rise to MVDLTRRNKVVSNGYFRLVMASMLVSLLSCGLGYSLKHFTEYAEEFIFHHVQSFSSLAFIALPSVGITAIYFLRKYLFKNRKNKGITEIYNTLDKRKDHLPFFKIPSHFINGFLTVIFGGSTGVEVSTVVSTATIGNELYKKGFSASKYKRELICAGVTAGVAILFASPLAGLLFALEVIARKVHKTILLSSSVSAICAYFFICLFDSRPFFDIPVQDWQWKAVPFFMLLSLLSGILSVYFTLVVIKTKTLFNKISSNFTRVNLGAVAVGLLIFLLPVLYGDSYHGLKEILHQLVEHKDYSIALLFLLVVLKPLASSLTLGAGGDGGVFAPSIVSGALLGLLIAHSSNLFLGTNLLLFNFMLIGAACTLAGSIFAPLTAIFLVCSLAPNGYALIIPLGICCFLTKYFAQCILPYNVYTYEAYKEASALVPKGR